The Porphyromonadaceae bacterium W3.11 DNA window ATTTGGCACAAAGATATACCCCATAGCAGTCGCTATGAATAGGAGACAAAAGAGGTTAAACTTTTGCATAAAAGATTATTGGTTGGGTGTTATAGTTTAGTAATACACGACAAATGTAGTAAAATTGGTAACAATCTAAAATGGTTATGAGTTAAAAAGTATATTGTTAAGATAATTTAAGAAAGGACGTTGATTATAATATGGGGCATAAGCAGTGTATTTTGTAATCAAAAGGCTCTATTTCAAAGATATAGTTGTATATAGAGGATAGCTGTGTGATGCTCCTTAGTCCAGTGGGTTCTTCTGTGACTTGGTAAATCTGAGCAGGGTCAAGTGTGTAGTGGGTAAAGAACTCAGGAGGGAAGTGGGTCTCAATGGTATGGCGTGACTCAGAGAAGTTGACACAGATTATGCTGATCTCTTGGCTACTCTTACGGATGAAGGTGTACACTCCTTTTTCTGCATGAGAAGGGTTGACATACATAAGGTCATAGAAGCTTCCTTCTGTAATCGAGGGTAGGGAGGTAGATAAGTGTAAGAGCTTTTGGTATCTATTTCTTAGTGCTTTGGCCTCTGTTGATAGTGCAGTGCCTAAGAAGTCTTTTTCGACACCTATCCATTGTTGCATAGACTTTAAGCTCCAGTAGTCAAAGATGGATGTTCGACCGTCTAAACCAGAGAATCCCTCCTCGTCCATTCCTTTTTCTCCTAGTTCTTGCCCAAAGTAGGTCATTATCGGAGCTCCATCAATGAGTGTGCTGACAGCCATAGCGGGGAAAGCTCTTTCTGCAGACTGTGCGATGAAGTCGCTAGCAAGGCGAGGTTCGTCATGATTCTCCATGAAGTGAAGCATACGCCCATTTATATGACCTAGGCTTTGATGCGATTTGCCTATTTCTATGGTAGATGTTTTTCCCTTTATGACCCCTATTAAGGTGTCATAAAGACCTACCTTATCATACAGGTAATCAAAACCTGCAGCTAGGTATGCTTGGTATAAGTGTGGTTGATAGACCTCGGCGATGAAAAGCAGATGTGGAAACCCCTTCTTGAGTTGAGGGATCACCCAGCTCCAGAAGGCTGTAGGTACCATTTCTGCCATATCGCACCTGAACCCATCAATACCTTTTTGAGCCCAGTAGGTAAGTATGTCCAACATCTTTAGCCAAGTGTTGGGCGGTGTGGTATAGTGTTCTGTTCCGTCTTGGTAATCTTTCCCATAATTGAGCTTGACTGTTTCGTACCAGTCGTTATGAGATGGCTGGGCAGTGAATTGATTGTTCCCAGTAGCTTTTGCAGGGCTTTCTACATATGATCCGAAAGTCAGTGTCTCACTTGGGAGGTAATAGAAGTTGTTTTGTGGAGAAAAAGGGATGCTCGTATCATCATCTTCGCCAAAGTCATGTATATAGCTTGGTTTGGAATCTGAATAGTACTGACGTGCCAAGTGATTAGGGACAAAATCGATGATGACGTCTAATCCTGCATCGTGAGAGCGTTCGATAAGCTGTTTGAACTCCAAGTGTCGTTTGCTTACATTGGTCGCCAATTCAGGAGCCACATCGTAGTAGTCCTTGATGGCGTATGGGGATCCTGCTTCACCCTTGACAATATCAGGATGGTCAGGCTCGATGCCCTGAAACTTAGTTTTAGTAGCATGTTCGATGATTCCGGTGTACCATATATGAGTGCACCCTAATCCCTTTATAGCTTGAAGAGCAGTGTCGGTAAAAGCGTTTAACTTTCCTACACCATTTGTCCCGATAGAACCATGAGGCTCATTGGTGCAGTTGGGGTTGTCAAATAGGCGAGGTAGTACCTGATAGATGGATATCCTTTTTTTCATTCTATTCTCACTTATGTAATGGTTTTTATTCTATGAAAAAGGTGGCTCTAATCTGATATGTCTAAGTGTAGGACTCTTTCCGATTCCTTTTCAAAAAACAGATTTCATCAGAAGTCGTGGCTAAATCATACGAATTTTGATTAGAGTGCCTTCAGTTCAGAGAGGCTAAAAATTTGTATCCCTAGCCATTAGAGTCATTTTTCCTATAGTAAAGGTACAATTTTTCGATGAATAAAGTTACCTTTGTAGTATATGAAATTTGAATTAGTAGCCAATTATACGCCTATGGGTGACCAACCCGAGGCCATCAAACAATTATCAGAAGGCATCCGTTCGGGTCAGCCCAAGCAAACGCTATTGGGGGTGACTGGATCGGGTAAGACATTTACTGTGGCGAACGTCATAAAGGAGTTAGATGTACCGACTCTGATCCTTAGCCATAACAAAACCCTCGCTGCACAGCTATATGGAGAGTTTAAAACATTCTTTCCTAATAATGCGGTAGAGTATTTTGTCTCCTATTATGATTACTATCAACCTGAGGCATACTTGCCTAGTAATGATATGTACATAGAAAAGGATATGTCTATTAATGACGAGATTGAGAAGTTGCGACTCAAGACAACTGCCTCGCTTTTGTCAGGCAGGCGGGATGTGATAGTCGTCGCCAGTATATCCTGTATCTATGGTATGGGTAATCCAATGGATTATTCATCTAAGAAGGTTATTATACAGTCTGGTCAGGTCATTAATCGTGATGACCTCTTGAGGGATTTGGTCAATGCGTATTATATCCACGATAAATCAGTCTTTAAGCCAGGTACGTTTCGTAATAATGGCGACACCTTGGATATATTTCCAGCGGTGGAGGGCTATGATGGGATGGCTTATCGCATAGAGTTCTGGGGGGATGAGGTTGAGCGAATTAGTTGTTTTCAGCCATTGACGTTCGAAGAGCTGGCTGTCTTGGAAGAGGTCCATATCTATCCCGCTAATCTCTTCGTGACCACAAAGGAGCAAACAATGAGAGCTGTAGAGATGATTAAGCACGATCTGGAATTGCAGGTAGAGCTATTCCATAAGACAGGACGCACTATTGAAGCCACTCGGCTTTATGAGCGTGTGACAAATGATGTGGCGATGCTTCAGGAAGTCGGCTACTGTAACGGCATTGAGAATTACTCACGTTACTTTGACGGTAGAAATGCTGGAGAGCGTCCGTATTGCTTATTAGATTATTTTCCTAAAGATTTCCTCTTGGTTGTCGACGAAAGTCACGTGACCATGCCCCAAGTAAGAGGGATGTATGCTGGTGATAGATTTAGAAAAACTAATTTGGTGGATTATGGATTTAGATTACCAGCTGCTTTGGATAATAGGCCTTTGATGTTTGAGGAGTTCCAGCAGTTGACCAATAATACTATCTACGTAAGTGCTACTCCAGCTGAATTTGAGTTGGAGGAGAGTGGGGGTGTAGTGGTAGAGCAGATTATCCGTCCTACTGGTTTGCCTGATCCTGTGATAGAGGTTCGTCCAGAGGAGAATCAAATTGATGACCTCGTGCATGAAATTAATCTTCGAATAGAGAGAAATGAACGCACTCTTGTGACAACTCTGACGAAGAAAATGGCTGAAGAACTTTCAGAGCATTTAGCAGAATTGGGGATCCGCACAGAGTATATCCATAGTGATGTGGTTACGATTCGAAGGGTAGAGATTATGGAAGGCCTGAGACGAGGAGACTTTGATGTCCTGGTAGGGGTAAACTTGCTTAGAGAGGGGCTTGACTTGCCAGAAGTTTCACTAGTCGCTATTTTGGATGCAGATAAGGAGGGTTTCTTGCGTAATCATCGCTCTCTAACCCAGACGGCGGGTAGAGCGGCTCGTAACATCAATGGAATGGTGATTTTTTATGCTAAGAAAGTTACCCCAAGTATGCAGATGACGATTGATGAGACGAAAAGGAGGCGACGGAAGCAGCTTGCTTTCAATAAGGAGCATGGCATTACGCCTAAGCAGATTTTCAAAAAGAGTGCATCTATTCTAGACTTAACGGGGCCTAGTCGTCAAATCGAAACAAAGGCAGTTCGGGAGTACAAGTTGGAGAAGGAAAAGGCAGCTGTGGCAGAGAGAAGCTTTGATTATCTTAAAGCCGATAATCTTGAAGAGCAGATTCAAATTACGAGGAAGGCTATGGAGGAAGCATCCAAGATACAGGACTTTGTCTCAGCAGCCCAGTATAGAGATAGGTTGTTCGAGCTACAAGCAGCCCTAGGAGATTCCTCTCAGGTGACAGATAAAGAGCGAATGGCTTCAAAGAGATTAAACGCAGTGGAACACCAGCGAAGTGCTCATTTAGAGAACCGAAAGTCTAGCCGTAAATAACATTTTGTGTACCTTTACATGAGTAGATTTGGAGCACTTATAGG harbors:
- a CDS encoding alpha-amylase family protein, giving the protein MKKRISIYQVLPRLFDNPNCTNEPHGSIGTNGVGKLNAFTDTALQAIKGLGCTHIWYTGIIEHATKTKFQGIEPDHPDIVKGEAGSPYAIKDYYDVAPELATNVSKRHLEFKQLIERSHDAGLDVIIDFVPNHLARQYYSDSKPSYIHDFGEDDDTSIPFSPQNNFYYLPSETLTFGSYVESPAKATGNNQFTAQPSHNDWYETVKLNYGKDYQDGTEHYTTPPNTWLKMLDILTYWAQKGIDGFRCDMAEMVPTAFWSWVIPQLKKGFPHLLFIAEVYQPHLYQAYLAAGFDYLYDKVGLYDTLIGVIKGKTSTIEIGKSHQSLGHINGRMLHFMENHDEPRLASDFIAQSAERAFPAMAVSTLIDGAPIMTYFGQELGEKGMDEEGFSGLDGRTSIFDYWSLKSMQQWIGVEKDFLGTALSTEAKALRNRYQKLLHLSTSLPSITEGSFYDLMYVNPSHAEKGVYTFIRKSSQEISIICVNFSESRHTIETHFPPEFFTHYTLDPAQIYQVTEEPTGLRSITQLSSIYNYIFEIEPFDYKIHCLCPIL
- the uvrB gene encoding excinuclease ABC subunit UvrB produces the protein MKFELVANYTPMGDQPEAIKQLSEGIRSGQPKQTLLGVTGSGKTFTVANVIKELDVPTLILSHNKTLAAQLYGEFKTFFPNNAVEYFVSYYDYYQPEAYLPSNDMYIEKDMSINDEIEKLRLKTTASLLSGRRDVIVVASISCIYGMGNPMDYSSKKVIIQSGQVINRDDLLRDLVNAYYIHDKSVFKPGTFRNNGDTLDIFPAVEGYDGMAYRIEFWGDEVERISCFQPLTFEELAVLEEVHIYPANLFVTTKEQTMRAVEMIKHDLELQVELFHKTGRTIEATRLYERVTNDVAMLQEVGYCNGIENYSRYFDGRNAGERPYCLLDYFPKDFLLVVDESHVTMPQVRGMYAGDRFRKTNLVDYGFRLPAALDNRPLMFEEFQQLTNNTIYVSATPAEFELEESGGVVVEQIIRPTGLPDPVIEVRPEENQIDDLVHEINLRIERNERTLVTTLTKKMAEELSEHLAELGIRTEYIHSDVVTIRRVEIMEGLRRGDFDVLVGVNLLREGLDLPEVSLVAILDADKEGFLRNHRSLTQTAGRAARNINGMVIFYAKKVTPSMQMTIDETKRRRRKQLAFNKEHGITPKQIFKKSASILDLTGPSRQIETKAVREYKLEKEKAAVAERSFDYLKADNLEEQIQITRKAMEEASKIQDFVSAAQYRDRLFELQAALGDSSQVTDKERMASKRLNAVEHQRSAHLENRKSSRK